One window of Fusobacterium polymorphum genomic DNA carries:
- a CDS encoding SH3 domain-containing protein: protein MKKLLLVILFLLSSLTTFAVRYVVDTKDGYANLREEPNSKSKVIKKLKNNHEMVFWHEKGEWFYVGAEPNDKYSDMTDGYIHRSQVKLHPETYTVSSKDGYANVRNEATVNSDLIAELKNGTLVTKFKEKGEWYYIEFEREDGTPFDYGYIHKSQLKKYVKTK, encoded by the coding sequence ATGAAAAAATTATTATTAGTTATACTATTCTTGTTATCATCTTTAACAACATTTGCTGTAAGGTATGTTGTGGATACAAAAGATGGCTATGCAAATCTTAGAGAAGAGCCTAATTCAAAATCTAAGGTTATAAAAAAATTAAAAAATAATCATGAAATGGTTTTTTGGCATGAAAAAGGAGAATGGTTTTATGTAGGAGCTGAACCTAATGACAAGTATTCAGATATGACTGATGGTTATATCCACAGAAGTCAAGTAAAATTACATCCAGAAACTTATACTGTATCATCAAAGGATGGTTATGCTAATGTAAGAAATGAAGCAACAGTAAATTCAGATTTGATAGCAGAATTAAAAAATGGAACATTGGTGACAAAGTTTAAAGAAAAAGGAGAATGGTATTATATTGAATTTGAAAGAGAAGATGGAACACCATTTGATTACGGATATATACACAAAAGTCAATTAAAAAAATATGTAAAAACAAAGTAG
- a CDS encoding NAD(P)H-dependent flavin oxidoreductase — MKELKGIKIGKYYIEKPIVQGGMGVGVSWDQLAGNVSKNGALGTISGICTGYYDNLKYCKKVVNGRPIGADALNSREAMLELFKNARKICGDKPLACNILHALTDYSKIVEYALEAGANIIVTGAGLPLELPKLVENYPDVAIVPIVSSGRALKIICKKWKAAGRLPDAVIVEGPKSGGHQGVKADDLFLPEHQLESIVPEVKEERDKWGDFPIIAAGGIWDNDDIQKIMALGADAVQLGTRFIGTYECDASEEFKNILINAKKEDIVIVKSPVGYPGRAVKTNLIKNLTHDNSTIKCYSNCVTPCNLGEEARKVGFCIANCLSDSYNGKVDTGLFFSGENGYRIEKLISVEELINELMTPTKNSILAKVNSENVVENTVNF; from the coding sequence ATGAAAGAATTAAAGGGAATAAAAATAGGAAAATATTATATAGAAAAACCAATAGTACAAGGTGGAATGGGTGTAGGAGTTAGTTGGGATCAACTAGCTGGAAATGTTTCAAAAAATGGTGCACTTGGGACAATAAGTGGAATTTGTACTGGTTATTATGATAATTTAAAATATTGTAAAAAAGTTGTAAATGGAAGACCAATAGGTGCAGATGCTTTAAATTCAAGAGAAGCTATGTTAGAACTTTTTAAAAATGCTAGAAAGATTTGTGGAGATAAACCATTAGCTTGTAACATTTTACATGCACTTACTGATTATTCAAAAATTGTAGAATATGCTTTAGAAGCAGGAGCAAATATAATAGTTACAGGTGCAGGACTTCCTTTAGAATTACCTAAACTTGTAGAAAACTATCCAGATGTTGCAATAGTTCCAATAGTTTCATCAGGAAGAGCTTTAAAAATAATTTGTAAAAAATGGAAAGCTGCAGGAAGATTACCTGATGCAGTTATAGTTGAAGGACCAAAAAGTGGTGGACATCAAGGAGTAAAAGCTGATGATTTATTCCTACCTGAACATCAACTAGAAAGTATAGTTCCTGAAGTAAAAGAAGAAAGAGATAAATGGGGAGATTTCCCAATAATTGCTGCTGGTGGGATTTGGGATAATGATGATATCCAAAAAATTATGGCACTTGGAGCAGATGCAGTGCAATTAGGAACAAGATTTATTGGTACTTATGAATGTGATGCAAGTGAAGAATTTAAAAATATTTTAATTAATGCTAAAAAAGAAGATATTGTTATAGTAAAATCTCCTGTAGGTTACCCAGGAAGAGCTGTTAAAACAAATCTTATAAAAAATTTAACTCATGATAACTCTACTATAAAATGTTATAGTAATTGTGTTACTCCTTGTAACTTAGGAGAAGAAGCAAGAAAAGTTGGATTCTGTATAGCAAACTGCCTAAGTGATTCATATAATGGAAAGGTTGATACAGGACTATTTTTCTCAGGAGAAAATGGTTATAGAATAGAAAAATTAATCAGTGTTGAAGAGTTAATTAATGAGCTTATGACTCCAACTAAAAACAGTATTTTAGCAAAAGTAAATTCAGAAAATGTAGTTGAGAATACTGTAAATTTTTAA
- a CDS encoding methionine ABC transporter ATP-binding protein → MITLENVNKIYSNGLHAVKDVNLKVNEGDIFGIIGLSGAGKSSLIRLINRLEEPTSGKILINGEDILSLNKTQLLERRKKIGMIFQHFNLLSSRTVEENVAFALEIANWNKKDIGKRVSELLEIVGLSDKAKYYPSQLSGGQKQRVSIARALANNPDILLSDEATSALDPKTTKSILELIKEIQEKFSLTVLMITHQMEVVKEICNKVAIMSDGRIVEQGGVHHIFAEPKNEITKELISYVHQQADTELNYLHHKGKKIIKVKFLGTSAQEPIISKVIKKYGIDISVLGGAIDKLATMNIGHLYLELEGDLNAQSKAIELMQTMDVIVEVIYNGD, encoded by the coding sequence ATGATTACACTTGAAAATGTAAATAAAATTTATTCCAATGGCTTGCATGCTGTAAAAGATGTTAATTTAAAAGTTAATGAAGGGGATATTTTTGGAATTATAGGTTTAAGTGGTGCTGGAAAATCTTCTCTCATAAGACTTATTAACAGACTTGAAGAGCCTACAAGTGGAAAAATTTTAATTAATGGAGAAGATATTTTAAGTCTTAACAAAACTCAACTTTTAGAAAGAAGAAAAAAAATAGGAATGATATTCCAACACTTCAATTTACTTTCATCAAGAACAGTTGAAGAGAATGTTGCTTTTGCATTAGAAATTGCAAATTGGAACAAAAAGGATATTGGAAAAAGAGTTTCTGAACTTCTAGAAATAGTTGGTTTATCTGATAAAGCTAAATACTATCCTAGTCAATTAAGTGGAGGACAAAAGCAAAGAGTTTCAATAGCAAGAGCCTTAGCAAATAATCCAGATATTTTACTATCAGATGAGGCTACTTCAGCACTTGATCCTAAAACAACTAAATCTATTTTGGAACTTATTAAAGAAATACAAGAAAAGTTTTCATTAACTGTTCTTATGATAACTCACCAGATGGAAGTTGTAAAAGAAATCTGTAACAAAGTTGCAATAATGTCAGATGGTAGAATAGTTGAACAAGGTGGAGTACACCATATATTTGCTGAACCTAAAAATGAAATTACAAAAGAATTAATTTCTTATGTACATCAACAAGCTGATACTGAATTAAATTATTTACATCATAAAGGTAAAAAAATAATTAAAGTTAAGTTTTTAGGTACATCTGCACAAGAACCAATTATTTCAAAAGTCATAAAAAAATATGGAATTGATATAAGTGTTCTTGGTGGAGCTATTGATAAACTTGCAACAATGAACATAGGACATTTATATCTTGAACTTGAAGGTGACTTAAATGCACAATCAAAGGCAATAGAACTTATGCAAACTATGGATGTTATAGTGGAGGTGATATATAATGGAGATTAG
- a CDS encoding DsrE family protein, whose translation MLHKENCFIAEIEGIFDRKILEEANNISFVCTSLAIGSDRQLGKVLLETYIYTLSELEFLPKNIFLLNEAVLLTLPISDCCLYLKRLQDRGVEILVCDTSANYYDIVKKMQVGKLIGMKTIIEKQLGATKLINIS comes from the coding sequence ATGTTACATAAAGAAAATTGTTTTATTGCAGAAATAGAAGGTATATTTGACAGGAAAATTTTAGAGGAAGCTAATAATATTAGCTTTGTTTGTACTTCACTTGCAATCGGAAGTGATAGACAGCTTGGAAAAGTACTTTTAGAAACATATATTTATACTTTATCAGAATTAGAATTTTTACCTAAAAATATTTTTTTATTAAATGAGGCAGTTCTTTTAACACTACCTATTTCAGATTGTTGTCTTTATTTAAAAAGATTGCAAGATAGAGGAGTAGAAATTTTAGTTTGTGATACTTCAGCTAATTATTATGATATAGTAAAAAAAATGCAAGTTGGAAAATTAATTGGAATGAAAACCATAATTGAAAAGCAATTAGGAGCTACAAAATTAATTAACATAAGTTAA
- a CDS encoding MATE family efflux transporter — MKKVYDMTKGKIWTIILSFSLPLLGASLIQQLYNTADMIFVGNFVGKEATGAVGASSLLFTCIIGLFTGVSIGVGVAVSQKIGSKNLEIASKVSHTAITFGIIGGIILTLVGFFSAEFLLTLMNTPKEIMHDSVIYLKIYFLSMLPMILYNIGSGIIRSTGNSKTPFYILITGGLTNVLANYIFIVVFKMGVSGVAIATTLSQTLTAIIVLTYLFKNKTAIKFKTSELKIDFFLLKQILYFGLPAGIQSMLITFSNIIVQYYINGYGGDAVAAYATYFKLENFIWMPIVAIGQASMTFSGQNVGANNYKRVKKGALVAILLSGGLSILIATIILIFSHTFMRIFIKNEEIIYLGSQIALTTFPFYWLYSILEVLGSSLRGMGYSIVSMYVTTICLCGVRITLLYLISKFNLDFKSVAYVYPMTWFCTASIFIIAFLKIINKKDYK, encoded by the coding sequence ATGAAAAAAGTTTATGATATGACAAAAGGAAAAATTTGGACTATAATCCTATCTTTTTCTTTACCACTTCTTGGAGCAAGTTTAATTCAACAATTATACAATACTGCTGATATGATATTTGTTGGAAATTTTGTAGGAAAAGAAGCAACAGGAGCTGTTGGTGCAAGTAGTTTATTATTTACTTGTATTATTGGACTTTTTACAGGAGTTTCAATAGGAGTTGGAGTTGCTGTTTCTCAAAAAATTGGTTCTAAAAACTTAGAGATAGCTTCCAAAGTTTCTCATACAGCCATAACATTTGGTATTATTGGAGGTATTATTTTAACTCTTGTTGGTTTCTTTTCTGCTGAGTTTTTATTGACTTTAATGAATACTCCAAAAGAGATAATGCATGACTCTGTTATATATTTAAAGATTTATTTTTTAAGTATGTTACCAATGATTTTATATAATATTGGTTCAGGAATTATTCGTTCAACTGGGAACTCAAAAACACCATTCTATATACTTATTACAGGTGGACTTACAAATGTACTTGCAAATTATATTTTTATAGTAGTATTTAAAATGGGAGTTTCAGGTGTTGCTATTGCTACAACTTTATCTCAAACTTTAACAGCTATCATAGTTTTAACTTATTTATTTAAAAATAAAACTGCAATTAAATTTAAAACTTCTGAACTAAAAATAGATTTTTTCTTATTAAAACAAATTTTATATTTTGGTTTACCTGCTGGAATACAATCAATGCTTATAACCTTTTCAAATATAATAGTTCAATACTATATAAATGGTTATGGTGGAGATGCTGTTGCTGCCTATGCAACATATTTCAAGTTGGAAAACTTTATTTGGATGCCAATAGTTGCAATAGGACAAGCCAGTATGACTTTTTCTGGACAAAATGTAGGTGCTAATAACTATAAAAGGGTAAAGAAAGGTGCTTTAGTTGCTATACTTTTATCAGGTGGTTTAAGTATTCTTATTGCAACAATAATATTAATATTTTCTCACACTTTTATGAGAATTTTTATAAAAAATGAAGAAATTATTTATCTAGGAAGCCAAATAGCTTTAACAACTTTTCCTTTCTATTGGCTGTATTCTATATTAGAAGTTTTAGGTAGTTCTTTAAGAGGAATGGGTTACTCAATAGTATCAATGTATGTTACTACTATTTGTCTTTGTGGAGTCAGAATAACATTACTTTATTTAATTTCAAAATTTAATCTTGATTTTAAATCAGTTGCTTATGTTTATCCAATGACTTGGTTTTGTACAGCAAGCATATTTATAATTGCTTTCTTAAAAATTATAAACAAAAAGGACTATAAATAG
- the hutG gene encoding formimidoylglutamase, with protein MDWNGRVDGSDEDILRIHQVVQVKSLDELMADDYTGKKVCFVSYNSNEGIRRNNGRLGAADGWKHLKTALSNFPIFDTNIRFYDLRDPVDVKGGKLEEAQEELAEVVAKLKSKDYFVVCMGGGHDIAYGTYNGILSYAKTQSKNPKIGIISFDAHFDMREYDKGANSGTMFYQIANDCKRDGIKFDYNVIGIQRFSNTKRLFDRAKSFGVTYYLAEDILKLSDLNIKPILERNDYIHLTICTDVFHITCAPGVSAPQTFGIWPNQAIGLLNTIAKTKKNLTLEVAEISPRYDYDDRTSRLIANLIYQVILKHFDCEIN; from the coding sequence ATGGATTGGAATGGACGTGTTGATGGTTCAGATGAAGACATACTGAGAATACATCAAGTTGTACAAGTTAAAAGTTTAGATGAATTAATGGCAGATGACTATACTGGGAAAAAAGTATGTTTTGTTAGCTATAATTCTAATGAAGGAATAAGAAGAAATAATGGAAGGTTAGGAGCTGCTGATGGATGGAAACATTTAAAAACAGCCTTATCTAATTTCCCAATATTTGATACAAATATAAGATTTTATGATTTGAGAGATCCAGTTGATGTAAAAGGAGGGAAATTAGAAGAAGCTCAAGAAGAATTAGCAGAAGTAGTTGCTAAGCTAAAATCAAAAGACTATTTTGTTGTATGTATGGGTGGAGGGCACGATATTGCCTATGGTACATATAATGGAATTTTATCTTATGCAAAAACACAATCAAAAAATCCTAAAATTGGGATAATAAGTTTTGATGCCCATTTTGATATGAGAGAATATGATAAAGGTGCAAACTCTGGAACAATGTTTTATCAAATAGCAAATGATTGTAAAAGAGATGGAATAAAATTTGATTACAATGTTATAGGCATACAAAGATTTTCAAATACAAAGAGATTATTTGATAGAGCTAAAAGCTTTGGTGTAACATATTATTTAGCTGAAGATATTTTAAAATTAAGTGATTTAAACATAAAACCAATATTAGAAAGAAATGATTATATACATTTAACTATTTGTACAGATGTATTTCATATAACTTGTGCACCAGGAGTAAGTGCTCCACAAACATTTGGTATTTGGCCAAACCAAGCAATAGGGCTTTTAAATACTATTGCTAAAACTAAAAAGAATTTGACATTAGAAGTTGCTGAAATCAGTCCAAGATATGATTATGATGATAGAACTTCAAGGCTTATTGCAAATTTAATTTATCAAGTTATATTGAAACATTTTGATTGTGAAATAAATTAA